The following proteins come from a genomic window of Nostoc sp. TCL26-01:
- a CDS encoding DNA methyltransferase gives MLSIVKQKSEYTFKANRNLGRHAWLRLTPAYGVKLVEKLITSVAEEAVILDPFSGTATTGLVAAEKGYRAIAFDINPFLIWLGNVKCNNYSQNHLTDLYTGVEKALEEYKCLTQQKHWTPQIFNIERWWSTNTLNFIAGLRAALVHQFGEPTEDSIYNLVWVAFCRLVIETSSAAFNHVSMSFNDTKNNFEIDYIPELFLSIFDFILKTAATRIAGSAQFIEMDARHITTLDNIKINKVITSPPYPNRISYIRELRPYMYWTKFLHEAKEAGELDWLAVGGTWGIATSRLLSWQMQEENLPQEVFSVVDKIKCSDGKNAQLLSIYVLKYFHDMHLHLSSLRSILHNDAELNYIVGNSTFFGNMVDTASLMIASMHILGYSDINLEIIRKRNCNKALYEYCISAKWFGS, from the coding sequence ATGCTATCTATTGTTAAGCAGAAATCTGAATATACATTTAAAGCAAACCGTAATCTTGGACGGCATGCATGGTTACGACTTACACCGGCATATGGTGTGAAGCTAGTTGAAAAGTTGATCACCTCTGTCGCAGAAGAAGCAGTGATTCTTGATCCTTTTTCTGGTACAGCGACAACGGGACTTGTAGCTGCTGAAAAAGGATACCGAGCGATCGCTTTTGATATTAATCCATTTCTGATTTGGCTGGGAAATGTTAAGTGTAACAACTATTCTCAAAATCACTTAACTGATCTTTATACAGGAGTGGAAAAAGCTCTAGAAGAGTATAAATGTTTAACTCAACAAAAACATTGGACACCACAAATATTTAATATCGAGAGATGGTGGTCAACAAACACGCTTAATTTTATTGCTGGACTAAGGGCTGCTTTAGTCCATCAATTTGGTGAACCAACAGAAGATAGTATTTATAATTTAGTTTGGGTTGCTTTTTGTCGATTAGTGATTGAAACTTCATCAGCAGCATTTAATCATGTTTCTATGTCATTTAATGACACGAAAAATAATTTTGAGATTGATTACATCCCAGAGCTTTTCTTAAGCATTTTTGATTTTATTCTCAAAACTGCTGCAACTAGGATTGCTGGCTCTGCTCAATTCATTGAAATGGATGCTCGTCATATTACCACTTTAGATAATATCAAAATTAATAAAGTAATAACTTCACCTCCTTACCCAAATCGAATAAGTTATATTCGGGAACTTCGTCCATATATGTATTGGACGAAATTTTTGCATGAGGCAAAAGAAGCAGGCGAACTAGATTGGTTAGCAGTTGGAGGAACTTGGGGAATTGCGACTAGTCGGCTTCTCTCCTGGCAAATGCAGGAAGAGAACTTACCGCAAGAAGTCTTTTCTGTTGTAGATAAAATTAAATGTTCTGACGGAAAAAATGCTCAACTTTTATCTATTTATGTACTGAAGTATTTTCATGATATGCACTTACACCTAAGTTCGCTGAGGTCAATTTTGCATAATGACGCTGAACTAAATTATATAGTAGGTAATTCAACTTTCTTCGGCAATATGGTTGATACCGCATCATTGATGATTGCTTCTATGCACATACTTGGGTACTCAGATATTAACTTAGAAATAATTAGAAAACGTAATTGCAATAAGGCACTTTATGAGTATTGTATTTCCGCAAAATGGTTTGGTAGCTAA
- a CDS encoding heme-copper oxidase subunit III — translation MDSYIVSDDLQQPQHHASGEHGHDEEGNKMFGFIVFLLSESVIFLSFFAGYIVYKTTTPNWLPVGIEGLEIKDPAINTVVLVASSFVIYFAELALKRQNIKLFRLFLLATMAMGSYFLLGQAIEWSHLEFGFTSGVFGGMFYLLTGFHGLHVFTGILLQLIIFGRSFLPGNYDTGHFGVNATSLFWHFVDVIWIVLFILIYIWQ, via the coding sequence ATGGATAGCTACATAGTTTCAGATGACTTGCAGCAACCTCAGCATCACGCAAGCGGCGAACATGGTCATGATGAAGAAGGCAATAAAATGTTTGGTTTTATTGTTTTCTTACTATCAGAAAGTGTGATTTTCTTGAGCTTTTTTGCTGGATATATTGTCTACAAAACAACTACTCCTAACTGGTTGCCCGTTGGCATTGAGGGGTTAGAAATTAAAGATCCAGCAATCAATACAGTTGTGTTAGTTGCTAGTAGTTTTGTCATTTATTTTGCAGAACTTGCTCTCAAACGGCAAAACATCAAGTTATTCCGCCTATTTTTATTGGCAACAATGGCAATGGGTAGCTACTTCTTATTAGGACAAGCTATTGAATGGAGTCATTTAGAATTTGGCTTTACTTCTGGTGTGTTCGGGGGAATGTTCTACTTGTTAACAGGATTTCACGGTTTGCACGTTTTTACTGGTATTTTATTACAGTTGATAATTTTTGGGCGATCGTTTCTTCCTGGCAATTACGATACAGGTCACTTCGGTGTCAATGCAACTTCTTTGTTTTGGCACTTTGTTGATGTGATCTGGATTGTTTTGTTTATCCTCATCTATATTTGGCAGTAA
- the ctaD gene encoding cytochrome c oxidase subunit I, whose protein sequence is MTNIPIDRLNLPVEEPQHEFPGGWKRYFSFSTDHKVIGIQYLVTAFIFFLVGGIFAMVLRGELITPEADLIDRTVYNGMFTMHGTVMLFLWTFPSLVGLANYLVPLMIGARDMAFPRLNAVAFWMVPVVGILLMSSFFVPGGPAQAGWWAYPPVSLQNPTGNLINGQVIWLLAVAISGVSSIMGAVNFVTTIVKMRAPGMGFFRMPLFVWAVFSAQIIQLFGLPALTAGAVMLLFDITVGTSFFDPSKGGNPVMFQHYFWFYSHPAVYVIILPIFGVFSEIFPVYSRKPLFGYKVVAISSLLIAVVSAIVWVHHLYVSGTPAWMRMFFMLTTMLVSVPTGIKVFAWVATIWGGKVRLNTPMLFALGGLILFVFAGIVGIMLSSVPVDVHVNNTYFVVGHFHYVLFGTVTMGVYAAIYHWFPKMTGRMYHEGWGKLHFWLTFIGTNLNFLPMHPLGLQGMLRRVSSYAPEYEGWNIVASLGAFLLGMSTLPFIFNMVVSWMQGEKAPDNPWRAIGLEWLVASPPPVENFEEIPVVISEPYGYGKSEPLIAEANTHH, encoded by the coding sequence ATGACCAACATCCCTATTGATAGGCTCAATCTCCCTGTAGAAGAGCCTCAGCATGAATTCCCTGGAGGCTGGAAACGATACTTCAGCTTTAGCACAGATCATAAAGTCATTGGTATCCAGTACCTCGTTACCGCGTTCATTTTCTTTCTCGTTGGCGGTATCTTCGCAATGGTGCTGCGAGGAGAACTGATTACACCAGAAGCAGACCTAATTGACCGCACCGTCTATAACGGAATGTTCACCATGCACGGCACTGTCATGCTGTTCTTATGGACATTTCCCTCCCTCGTTGGTTTAGCTAACTACCTAGTCCCTCTGATGATTGGGGCGCGAGACATGGCGTTTCCTCGCCTCAACGCCGTTGCCTTTTGGATGGTTCCTGTTGTGGGGATTCTCTTGATGTCTAGTTTCTTTGTCCCTGGTGGCCCTGCTCAAGCAGGTTGGTGGGCTTATCCTCCAGTCAGTCTCCAGAATCCCACAGGTAACTTAATTAATGGTCAGGTAATCTGGCTATTAGCGGTAGCTATTTCTGGTGTCTCCTCAATTATGGGGGCTGTGAACTTTGTCACCACCATCGTCAAGATGCGTGCGCCAGGGATGGGTTTCTTTCGGATGCCTTTATTTGTTTGGGCAGTATTTAGCGCTCAGATTATTCAATTGTTTGGCTTACCAGCCCTGACAGCCGGTGCTGTGATGCTGCTATTTGATATCACCGTGGGAACCAGCTTTTTTGACCCCAGCAAAGGTGGTAATCCAGTCATGTTCCAGCACTATTTCTGGTTTTATTCCCACCCGGCTGTTTATGTCATCATTCTGCCCATCTTTGGTGTCTTCTCCGAAATCTTTCCCGTCTATTCTCGCAAACCCCTATTTGGCTATAAAGTAGTTGCTATTTCCTCATTATTAATTGCCGTCGTCAGCGCTATTGTCTGGGTACACCATCTATATGTCAGTGGTACACCTGCTTGGATGCGGATGTTTTTCATGTTGACGACGATGTTAGTATCTGTACCCACTGGTATTAAGGTATTTGCCTGGGTAGCAACTATCTGGGGCGGGAAAGTGCGACTCAACACACCCATGTTATTCGCCTTGGGTGGATTGATTCTATTTGTCTTTGCCGGTATTGTCGGCATTATGCTTTCGTCTGTACCTGTTGATGTTCACGTCAATAACACTTACTTTGTGGTTGGACACTTCCACTACGTCCTCTTCGGTACAGTGACGATGGGTGTCTATGCAGCTATTTATCACTGGTTCCCCAAGATGACAGGTAGAATGTACCACGAAGGTTGGGGTAAATTGCACTTCTGGCTAACATTCATAGGTACTAACCTCAACTTTTTACCTATGCACCCCTTGGGATTACAAGGAATGTTACGCCGAGTTTCTTCTTACGCCCCAGAGTATGAAGGCTGGAATATCGTTGCGAGTTTAGGTGCATTCTTACTGGGTATGTCTACATTACCCTTCATCTTCAATATGGTGGTTTCTTGGATGCAAGGTGAGAAAGCACCAGATAACCCTTGGCGGGCAATTGGTTTGGAATGGTTAGTCGCTTCTCCCCCGCCTGTAGAAAACTTTGAAGAAATCCCCGTGGTGATTTCTGAACCTTACGGTTATGGCAAGTCTGAACCATTAATCGCTGAAGCTAACACGCATCACTAA
- a CDS encoding cytochrome c oxidase subunit II, translating into MNIPKPSNIITLVVGAIAITIISFWIGKQAYTWLPPQAAAESHLIDDLFSFLVTLGAFIFLGVTCTLIYSLLFHRAAKDDFSDGPHIEGNVTLEVVWTAIPILLVFWIAGYSYQIYEQMGIQGPTALVHLHNPMGMESAYAATNDGLAEPVENIDVLAKQWAWVFHYPEQDVTSTELHLPSDRRVKLALHSDDVLHGFYIPAFRLKQDIIPNHNIDFEFTPIRPGQYSLTDSQYSGTYFATMQANVVVESPEEYHQWLTTIANHRPTPAHNQAATEYAQTVSESVKNGWKTVAPAAAPLVNYPG; encoded by the coding sequence ATGAACATCCCAAAGCCTTCAAACATTATCACATTGGTAGTAGGTGCGATCGCTATTACCATTATCAGTTTCTGGATAGGTAAACAGGCTTACACTTGGTTACCTCCTCAAGCGGCGGCTGAATCTCACTTAATTGATGATTTATTCAGCTTCTTAGTGACCCTTGGTGCGTTCATTTTCCTGGGAGTCACCTGTACTCTCATCTATTCTCTACTTTTTCATCGCGCTGCCAAAGACGACTTCAGCGATGGCCCCCACATTGAAGGTAACGTCACTCTAGAAGTTGTTTGGACAGCCATACCCATTCTTTTAGTATTCTGGATTGCTGGTTATAGCTACCAAATTTACGAACAAATGGGGATTCAAGGGCCGACTGCCTTGGTACATCTGCATAACCCGATGGGAATGGAGTCAGCCTATGCAGCCACCAACGATGGTTTAGCTGAACCTGTAGAAAACATTGATGTTTTGGCTAAACAATGGGCTTGGGTGTTTCACTATCCCGAACAGGATGTTACCAGTACCGAATTGCATTTGCCAAGCGATCGCCGGGTAAAATTAGCTCTCCACTCAGATGATGTCCTCCACGGCTTTTACATTCCAGCCTTCCGCCTCAAGCAAGACATCATCCCCAATCACAATATCGACTTTGAATTTACCCCCATCCGCCCAGGTCAATATAGCCTCACCGATTCCCAATATAGCGGCACATACTTTGCCACCATGCAGGCAAACGTAGTCGTGGAATCACCAGAAGAGTATCACCAATGGTTAACTACTATCGCTAACCATAGACCTACACCTGCTCACAATCAAGCGGCGACTGAGTATGCCCAAACCGTTAGTGAGTCAGTCAAAAATGGTTGGAAAACAGTAGCACCCGCAGCTGCACCTCTGGTTAATTACCCAGGTTAA
- a CDS encoding DUF2231 domain-containing protein — translation MNPELIEQLKVQLGANGLPYTIPIHPNLVHLTLGLFIIGITFDIVGVLFPTQKWVFKFLAITVERENFFDVGWYNMVASTIITFFTVSAGFYEMLLAAPPTDIKSAWGLQAMQTMLWHGVGGVVLFGLIAIMTLWRGWQRYVWSEGEDRQVQWSYLAAGAVIMFLMYVHGTLGAQLAAEFGVHNTADRLLRLGEDLNTILK, via the coding sequence ATGAATCCAGAACTGATTGAACAATTAAAAGTCCAACTAGGGGCTAATGGGCTACCCTACACCATACCCATTCATCCCAACCTAGTCCATTTAACTCTCGGTTTATTCATCATTGGTATCACCTTTGATATTGTGGGTGTGCTGTTTCCTACACAGAAATGGGTCTTCAAATTTTTGGCAATTACTGTAGAACGGGAAAACTTTTTTGATGTTGGTTGGTACAACATGGTAGCTTCCACCATCATCACGTTCTTTACAGTCAGTGCAGGTTTTTATGAAATGCTGCTAGCTGCACCACCAACCGATATTAAAAGCGCATGGGGATTACAAGCCATGCAAACGATGCTTTGGCATGGAGTCGGTGGAGTCGTCCTCTTTGGATTAATTGCGATTATGACTCTCTGGCGAGGATGGCAGCGCTATGTCTGGTCTGAAGGTGAAGACAGACAAGTGCAGTGGAGTTATTTAGCAGCTGGTGCAGTCATCATGTTTTTGATGTACGTTCACGGAACTTTAGGCGCACAACTAGCAGCTGAATTTGGCGTACACAACACCGCAGATAGATTGCTGCGACTAGGCGAAGACCTCAACACCATCCTCAAATAG
- a CDS encoding DUF2231 domain-containing protein — MLDFLTSLNDHNLPYPDTIHPIVVHFVIAMVVFAFACDLVGYFTGKTRLFEVSWWNMFVATIAIFVAIIFGQFEAGLAKPYEVAKSVLNLHTLLGWSLSGIIAALTAWRYVIRTRNPQKIPFYYLGAGLLLTLIVGVQVYLGDQLVWVYGLHTVPVVEAIKDGMLP, encoded by the coding sequence ATGCTTGATTTTCTTACATCCTTGAATGACCACAATTTACCTTATCCAGATACAATTCATCCCATCGTTGTTCACTTCGTAATTGCGATGGTAGTATTTGCGTTTGCTTGTGATTTAGTTGGTTATTTTACTGGCAAAACTCGCCTATTTGAGGTGAGTTGGTGGAATATGTTTGTGGCAACGATCGCCATTTTTGTCGCCATTATTTTTGGTCAGTTTGAAGCCGGTTTAGCTAAACCTTATGAAGTAGCTAAGTCAGTATTAAATCTGCACACTCTACTTGGTTGGTCACTTTCAGGAATTATTGCTGCACTGACAGCATGGCGTTATGTCATCCGTACTCGCAACCCACAGAAAATCCCCTTTTATTATCTGGGAGCCGGACTACTTTTAACCCTGATTGTCGGTGTACAAGTATATCTCGGTGATCAACTAGTGTGGGTATATGGACTGCACACCGTACCAGTTGTTGAAGCCATTAAGGATGGGATGCTGCCATGA
- a CDS encoding PAS domain S-box protein, with protein MITVNNTLFAGISQGQRVDETIKLWYQPDNQQQIINNWEKVAANLPGIIFQFLVQQDGSQCAIYVSSGSRDLYELEPEVIQLDLPVFHKLIHVEDLTSFTESIALATDTIKPWHWQGRIVTPSGKVKWIHGASQLELQANGDILWDGLVMDITDHKQTQIQLQTTEARYQAILNAIPDLIFRLSRDGKYLDLQGEATNITCCQEEIIGRNLRDVLPADVAINAQEIIAKTLDTGTLQTCEYQLSTPLGMRDYEARLVVSSPDEVLAIVRDITERKQAESTLQNFAQKFSKAFNCSPDPITISTLHEGRFIEVNDSFVQLSGYGREETIGHTALELNIWVNEDDRLKLIQQLQTQGVIRNWEIAYRCKSGEIMTSLLSAEVIDLDGIPYILAVNHNITERKQTEAQLRLSAQRDRILAETLVRIRSSLNLEEILQTTVTEVRQFLQVDRVFIGISDDSVGIRTVAESVDVRYPSILGWTNKDQTYLQELKTIFTSNRLRVVEDVNKTAASPQCQAVYQQFQTKASLAVPIFLGDELFGAIVANQCSAPRNWQPIEIDLLQQMSEQLAIAIQQAKLYQKLADLNTNLEHQVEERTAQLQEKMRELAEMQRVKDVVLHTVAHDLRTSVIGNLMVLKNLQTGTKNPTSPSPQSPVPIPCSIIERMIQGNDRQLAMLDSLLEIHYCEEQGMTLQPELVPFGAFLERIVRDLQPIFSQNQATLENLVGQNLPLVMVDTMRLEKVLLNLFTHSLQHNPPGLNFSLKATVADGMIRTQIQDNGVTMSKLECDRLFDLYIRDPQAPCSTAISLKMYLSRQIIQAHGGKIGVTSNRQRGLTFWFTLPISNS; from the coding sequence ATGATAACCGTTAATAATACATTATTTGCTGGTATATCTCAGGGTCAAAGAGTGGATGAAACGATAAAATTATGGTATCAACCAGATAATCAACAACAGATAATTAATAACTGGGAAAAGGTTGCAGCCAATTTACCAGGAATAATTTTTCAATTTCTTGTCCAGCAAGACGGTTCTCAATGTGCTATTTACGTCAGTTCTGGTAGTCGAGACTTGTATGAATTAGAGCCTGAAGTCATCCAACTAGATTTACCAGTATTTCACAAACTAATTCATGTAGAAGATTTAACCAGCTTTACTGAATCGATCGCTCTAGCCACAGATACAATAAAACCTTGGCATTGGCAAGGGCGAATTGTTACCCCCAGTGGTAAAGTCAAGTGGATTCACGGTGCATCCCAACTAGAATTACAGGCTAATGGTGACATTCTGTGGGATGGATTGGTCATGGATATTACAGACCACAAACAGACACAAATACAATTGCAAACAACGGAAGCACGGTATCAAGCTATTTTGAATGCTATTCCTGATTTAATATTTCGTCTTAGCCGTGATGGTAAGTATCTGGATTTACAAGGTGAAGCAACAAACATTACTTGTTGTCAGGAAGAAATCATTGGGCGTAACTTGCGGGATGTTTTACCAGCAGATGTGGCAATTAATGCTCAAGAAATCATTGCAAAAACTTTAGATACCGGAACCTTACAAACCTGTGAGTATCAGTTATCAACACCTTTAGGAATGCGAGATTATGAGGCGCGTTTGGTAGTCAGCAGTCCAGATGAAGTTTTAGCGATTGTCAGAGATATCACCGAACGCAAACAAGCCGAAAGTACTTTGCAAAATTTTGCCCAAAAATTTTCTAAAGCTTTTAATTGCAGTCCTGATCCTATTACTATTAGTACTCTCCACGAAGGACGCTTTATAGAAGTCAATGACAGTTTTGTGCAACTTTCCGGCTATGGGCGAGAAGAAACAATTGGTCACACTGCTTTAGAATTAAATATTTGGGTGAATGAAGACGATCGCCTAAAATTAATTCAACAATTGCAGACACAAGGAGTAATTCGCAATTGGGAAATAGCCTATAGGTGTAAATCGGGCGAAATCATGACATCATTGCTTTCTGCCGAGGTGATTGATTTAGATGGTATACCTTACATTTTGGCAGTTAACCATAATATTACTGAACGCAAACAAACCGAAGCCCAATTACGCCTGAGCGCACAACGCGATCGCATCTTAGCAGAAACCTTAGTCAGAATTCGTTCTTCACTCAATTTAGAAGAAATTCTCCAAACTACAGTTACAGAAGTCCGGCAATTTTTGCAAGTAGACCGGGTATTTATTGGTATCAGTGATGACAGTGTAGGGATTAGAACTGTCGCTGAATCCGTAGATGTGAGATATCCCTCAATCTTAGGCTGGACGAACAAGGATCAAACTTATCTACAAGAATTAAAAACAATTTTCACCAGCAATCGCTTGCGTGTGGTAGAAGACGTAAATAAAACCGCAGCCTCGCCCCAATGTCAAGCTGTTTATCAACAATTTCAAACCAAAGCTTCCCTAGCAGTACCGATATTTTTAGGTGATGAATTGTTTGGTGCGATCGTAGCCAATCAATGTTCTGCACCCCGTAATTGGCAACCCATAGAAATCGACTTGCTACAGCAGATGTCTGAACAGTTAGCGATCGCCATCCAACAAGCCAAACTATATCAAAAATTAGCAGACTTAAACACCAATTTAGAACATCAGGTAGAAGAACGCACCGCCCAATTACAAGAAAAAATGCGAGAACTAGCAGAAATGCAGCGCGTAAAAGACGTGGTACTCCACACCGTAGCCCACGATTTACGCACTTCCGTCATCGGGAACCTGATGGTACTCAAAAATCTCCAAACAGGAACCAAAAACCCCACCTCCCCCAGTCCCCAGTCCCCAGTCCCCATCCCCTGCTCAATTATCGAGCGAATGATTCAAGGTAATGACCGTCAATTAGCCATGCTGGATTCCTTGCTAGAAATTCACTACTGTGAAGAACAAGGAATGACTCTCCAGCCAGAATTAGTGCCTTTTGGCGCATTTTTAGAAAGGATTGTGAGAGATTTGCAACCTATCTTCAGCCAAAACCAAGCGACTTTAGAAAACCTAGTGGGGCAAAATCTACCTTTGGTGATGGTAGACACGATGCGGTTAGAGAAAGTATTGCTGAATTTGTTTACCCATAGCTTGCAACACAACCCCCCAGGATTAAACTTTAGCCTCAAAGCCACAGTTGCAGATGGCATGATCCGCACACAAATTCAAGATAACGGCGTGACCATGAGTAAGTTAGAATGCGATCGCCTCTTCGATTTATACATCCGCGATCCTCAAGCTCCCTGTTCTACAGCCATTAGTCTCAAAATGTATCTCTCTCGCCAAATCATCCAAGCCCACGGCGGGAAAATTGGTGTCACCAGCAACCGTCAGCGTGGCTTAACGTTCTGGTTCACTCTACCTATCAGTAATTCTTAA
- a CDS encoding carbohydrate ABC transporter permease — MNQLTAKDWILIKQRLTPYLFLLPALILLGLTVFWPALQAFYLSFTSYEDLSQPPQWIGLTNFLRLWKDTVFWKTLENTFLYLVGVVPILVITPLGLAILVNQKLRGINWFRAAYYTPVVISMVVAGIAWKWLYAENGLLNQLLKTVGLFPDGIPWLTSPAKLFGIVPISLASVMAVTIWKGLGYYMVIYLAGLQSIPADVYEAAAIDGSDGMRKHWDITIPLMKPYLALVAVISAISATKVFEEVYIMTQGGPLNSSKTIVYYLYEQAFDNLEISYACTIGLVLFLIILALSVLRLVISQPGGDGLI; from the coding sequence ATGAATCAATTGACAGCTAAAGATTGGATACTTATCAAACAGCGCTTGACTCCTTATTTGTTCTTGCTACCTGCTTTGATTTTATTGGGGTTAACTGTCTTTTGGCCAGCATTGCAAGCGTTTTATTTAAGTTTTACCAGCTATGAAGACCTCAGCCAACCACCTCAATGGATAGGTTTGACAAACTTCTTGCGTCTGTGGAAAGATACTGTTTTCTGGAAAACGCTAGAAAACACTTTTCTCTACCTTGTTGGTGTCGTCCCAATTTTAGTAATTACGCCTTTGGGGTTAGCAATTTTAGTGAATCAAAAATTGCGGGGAATTAATTGGTTTAGAGCCGCTTATTACACCCCAGTAGTAATTTCTATGGTGGTGGCGGGTATAGCTTGGAAATGGTTATATGCAGAAAATGGTTTGCTCAATCAGTTATTAAAAACCGTAGGTCTTTTCCCCGATGGGATTCCCTGGCTTACCAGTCCAGCTAAACTTTTCGGTATTGTCCCAATTTCTTTAGCCAGTGTGATGGCTGTAACAATCTGGAAAGGACTTGGTTATTACATGGTAATTTATTTAGCTGGATTGCAATCAATTCCCGCAGATGTGTATGAAGCTGCTGCGATTGATGGCTCAGATGGTATGCGTAAACATTGGGATATTACCATACCTTTAATGAAGCCTTATTTGGCATTAGTGGCAGTAATTTCGGCAATTTCGGCGACTAAAGTATTTGAAGAAGTTTATATTATGACTCAAGGAGGGCCACTAAATAGTTCCAAGACAATTGTGTATTATCTCTACGAGCAAGCTTTTGATAACTTAGAAATTAGCTATGCTTGCACAATTGGCTTAGTCTTATTTTTAATAATTTTAGCTTTATCTGTATTGCGATTAGTGATTAGTCAGCCAGGGGGAGATGGGTTGATTTAA
- a CDS encoding geranylgeranyl reductase family protein yields the protein MYNAIVVGAGPAGGTAAYHLAKKGHSVLVLEKASLPRYKPCGGGVSPAIAEWFDFDFSPAISVKADSFRFTWNLGDPVEAKIDTKEPVWMVRRDIFDHFLVQQAQKQGAELRDNTEVTGIEFKTDYWQVNTADSSFTSRYLIAADGAKGSMAKWLGFKDRQRRLAGALEAEVPANVVNKSTIHLEFGLVKNGYIWNFPKDNGYSIGVGTFIGGQPQDFKKILAEYAQLFNIDVQTSKQYGHPIAIWNGNQKLHTQNAVLAGEAACIVDPITAEGIRPSIYSGLIAAGAIDQALAGDINALEKYTQIIQESWGTEMAWAQKLAGAFYRFPGIAYKVGVKHPAAPKFMSQILCGELSYSSVTDRAIKRLIRGFGR from the coding sequence ATGTACAATGCCATTGTTGTTGGTGCTGGGCCTGCGGGTGGAACAGCAGCTTATCATCTAGCCAAAAAAGGACACTCAGTATTAGTGTTAGAAAAAGCATCCCTACCCAGATATAAACCATGTGGGGGGGGTGTATCACCAGCGATCGCTGAGTGGTTTGACTTCGACTTTAGTCCAGCAATTTCTGTCAAAGCCGACTCATTTCGCTTTACCTGGAACTTAGGCGACCCCGTAGAAGCTAAAATTGACACCAAAGAACCAGTTTGGATGGTGCGTAGAGATATTTTTGACCATTTTTTAGTCCAGCAAGCCCAAAAACAAGGGGCTGAACTCCGAGATAATACGGAAGTAACGGGTATTGAATTTAAAACTGACTATTGGCAAGTCAACACAGCTGATAGTTCATTTACCAGTCGTTATCTGATTGCGGCTGATGGTGCTAAAGGATCAATGGCCAAATGGTTGGGTTTTAAAGATCGTCAACGCCGTTTAGCTGGGGCTTTAGAAGCAGAAGTTCCCGCCAATGTGGTGAATAAATCTACAATTCACCTAGAGTTTGGCTTAGTGAAAAATGGCTATATCTGGAACTTTCCCAAAGATAATGGTTATTCCATCGGTGTAGGTACATTTATTGGTGGTCAACCCCAAGATTTTAAGAAAATTTTGGCTGAATATGCCCAATTGTTTAATATAGATGTACAAACTAGCAAACAATATGGTCATCCAATAGCCATTTGGAATGGTAATCAAAAGTTACATACCCAAAATGCCGTATTGGCAGGGGAAGCAGCTTGTATAGTTGATCCGATCACGGCAGAAGGTATTCGTCCGTCAATTTATAGTGGTTTAATTGCCGCAGGAGCCATTGATCAAGCCTTGGCTGGTGATATTAACGCTTTAGAAAAATATACCCAAATCATCCAGGAAAGTTGGGGTACAGAGATGGCCTGGGCGCAAAAATTAGCTGGGGCTTTCTATCGCTTTCCTGGTATTGCTTACAAAGTTGGTGTCAAGCATCCTGCTGCACCTAAATTTATGAGTCAGATTCTCTGTGGTGAACTATCTTATAGTAGTGTTACAGATCGTGCGATCAAGCGCTTAATCCGTGGTTTTGGCAGATAG
- the frr gene encoding ribosome recycling factor, producing the protein MKLAEAQNKMQKTVEATQQAFNTIRTGRANASLLDKVLVDYYGSPTPLKSLANISTPDATTILIQPYDKSSLNIVEKAISLSDVGLTPSNDGAVVRLNIPPLTSDRRKELVKLAAKYAEEGRVGIRNIRRDTLDSIRKQEKASEISEDESKDQQDKLQKLTNQYTTKIDELLTEKEKDITTV; encoded by the coding sequence GTGAAATTAGCTGAAGCTCAAAATAAAATGCAAAAAACTGTTGAGGCAACTCAGCAGGCTTTTAACACCATTCGCACTGGTCGTGCCAATGCCAGTTTATTAGATAAGGTGTTAGTGGACTATTACGGTTCACCCACCCCCCTAAAATCACTGGCGAATATCAGTACACCAGATGCCACAACCATCCTGATTCAGCCCTACGATAAAAGCAGTTTAAATATTGTCGAGAAGGCAATTTCTCTGTCAGATGTGGGTTTAACCCCCAGTAATGACGGTGCTGTAGTGCGGCTAAACATTCCCCCCTTAACAAGCGATCGCCGCAAAGAATTAGTCAAACTAGCAGCCAAGTATGCTGAAGAAGGTCGTGTCGGTATTCGTAATATCCGCCGTGATACCTTAGACTCAATTCGCAAACAGGAAAAAGCCTCGGAAATTTCTGAGGACGAATCCAAAGACCAACAAGATAAACTGCAAAAACTCACCAATCAGTACACAACCAAAATTGACGAGTTGTTGACAGAAAAAGAAAAAGACATCACCACTGTCTAA